The genomic window CGAAGTCTACGCCATGGCGGCCTGGGAGATCATTTCCGTGGGGACGGATGACATTGAGCGTGTCCTCAAGGCCCTCGCGGAGCAGGTTGGCCGCCCCCAGGGCTCCGGCCCGGCTGCACTTCCGTCCGGAAATACGGGCCACAGGACCCGCCGGGTGCGCAGCGCCGGCATCACCTGAAACGATTTGCCGAAACGTTACGCCAAAAAACATAGGGGCCTGAGCGCGACTCTTTGCCCATGGCTGGCATAACCCTCGATCAAGCCCAATCGAAGCTCGCAGAATGGATGGCAGCGGATTCCGCGGTCGCCTCCGGGCAGGCCTACGAAATTCACGGGCGCAAGATGACCCGCGCGAACGCCGCCGAGATCCAGAACAACATCACATACTGGAACTCCTGGGTCGTTCGTCTGTCCAGGACCGGCATGCGCGTCCGCAACGGGGTGCCCCGATGAGCCGCCGGCAGACCATCGAGGCGATCAAGGCCGCAGTCCAGCCGACCCTCCTGGACGAGGCCATCGGCTTCTTCAGCCCCCGGCTGAAGCGGGAGCGGATCCAGAACCGCGCGACCGTGGCCATGATCGGCTCTTGGAACGGCGGTTCCCGGTCGCGGCGGGCCACGGCGGAATGGAACACGCCCACCGGTTCCGCCGATGCGGACCTCCTGTACGACCTGGAAACCATGCGGGATCGCTCCCGTGACCTGGGCCGGAACGTGCCCCTGGCCTGCGGGGCCATCAACACGGTGGTCACCAACGTGATCGGCACCGGAATCCAAGCACGCCCCCGCATCAACGCGGAGCTGCTGGGCATGACCCCGGAGGAGGCCGACGCCTGGCAGAAGAACACCCGGCGGGAATGGGAGCTCTTCTTCGAATCAACCGACTGCGACATCACCCGGAACGATGATGGCTATGGCCTCCAGGGCATCGTCTTCCGCTCCGCGCTGGAGAGTGGGGACGTCTTCTCACTCCTCCCCCGAAAGAAGTTCGGGAAGGAGGCCTACGGCCTGAAGATCCAGGTCATCGAGGCCGATCGGGTCTGCAACCCCCAGAGCCAGAGGGAAACCGACACCTTCGCCGGCGGGGTCGAGATGGATGTGGATGGGGCCCCGGTGGCCTACCACATCCTGCGCCAGCACCCTGGATCCATCGCACCCTCCGCGCGCGTCTGGGACAGGGTTCAGGCCTACACCCCCCGGGGAACGCGCCGAATCCTCCATCACTTCGACCGCCGGCGGCCGGGGCAGACCCGCGGGTATCCCTACCTATCGCCAGTGATCGAGCTCCTCAAGCAGCTGGGCCACTACACGGATGCGGAGGTCATGGCCGCGGTCCTGAACGGCATGTTCTCGGTCTTCGTGACATCGCCCGACGGGAACGGACTGAATTCCGTCTCCCTCAACGACGATTCGAGCAGCCCTTCCAAGGACAACGAGGTGAAGCTCGGATCCGGCTCGATCGTGGATCTTCTCCCCGGGGAGAAGATCGAAATCGCGGACCCGAAGAGGCCCAACCAAGCCTTCGATCCCTTCGTGATGGCCATCCTGCGCCAGATCGGCGTGGCCCTGGAGCTTCCCTTCGAAGTCCTGGTGAAACACTTCACCTCCAGCTACACCGCCGCCCGGGCCGCCCTCCAGGAGGCCTGGCGCTTCTTCAAGATCCGCCGGCGGTGGCTGGTCAAGTCCTTCTGCGCCCCGGTCTACGAGGCCTGGATGGAAGAGGCCGTGGCCTCGGGCCGCATCGCTGCCCCCGGCTTCTTCGATGATCCCGCCATCCGGCGGGCCTACCTCGGGTGCCTCTGGATCGGAGACGCCCAGAGCCAGATCGATCCGGTCAAGGAGGGCGAGGCCGCGGCCCTGCGCATCGAGACCGGGACCAGCACCCTCGAGGCCGAGACGATCGCGGCCAACGGGGGCGATTGGGAGGAGAACGCCGTCCAGCAGGGCAAGGAAAGAGCACGCCGGAAGGAACTCGGCCTGGTCACGGATGCCCCAGTGGCGATCACCGGCAAGCCCACCACCAACGTTCCCCCGGGGGAAGAATGAGACTCGCGGACCTGGTTTACGCCCCCTGGGCCATCACGCCGCAGATGCACGCGGAAGTGATGGGCATCTATGAGCGGCACTGCCGCGGCGAAAAGATCGACATCAGGGGGCTGGAGGCCTCCCTGGGCCGGCCCCTGGCCAACGAGCCCAGCCCCTACTGCATCGAGCAGGGCGTGGCCATCCTCCCCATCGAGGGCGTGATCGCCAAGCGCATGACCCTGCTCTCCCAGATCTCCGGCGGGGCCTCCAGCAGCTACGTCGGCCAGCAATTCTCCCTCGCCCTCCAGGACCCCAACGTCAAGGCGATCATCCTGGCCATCGATTCCCCCGGTGGGGCCGTGGACGGAACCCAGGAGCTGGCCTCACTAATCGCCGGCGCCCGGGGGACCAAGCCGGTCGTGGCCTTCACCGATGGGATGATGGCCTCTGCCGCCTACTGGATCGGCAGCGCGGCCGACCAGCTGTTCATCTCCGGGGATACCACCCTGGTGGGCTCCATCGGGGTCATCACCTCCCACACGGATCAATCCGGGGCGCAGGCGATGAAGGGAATGAAGACCACCCCGGTCACCGCCGGCAAGTACAAGGCCATCGCCCATGAGTATGCGCCCCTGTCTGAGGATGGCCTCGCCATGCTCCAGGGCCGGGTGGACGCCCTCTACACCGCATTCGTCAACGACGTGGCTCGGAATCGCTGCTGCGATCCGGAAACCGTCCTTTCCGACATGGCCGACGGGCGCGTTTTCGTCGGCAAACAGGCGATCGAGGCCGGCCTGGTGGACGGTGTTTCCACCTTGGACGAACTCATCGCTCAGCTGTCCCAGGGCAGTATGCCCGATCCCTGCAAAAGCGCCGGTGCTGCGCTGCAACCTCAACCCCAACCACAGGAGACCAACGTGTCCCTCACGAAAGAACAGATCCTGGCGGAGCATCCGGAGGCTGCCGCGGCCCTGAAGGCCGAGGGCCGGGCCGATGGTGCCACCGCCGAACTCGCCCGCATCAAGGCCGTCCTCGCCGCCGGGCTTCCCGGCCACGAGGCCCTCATCAACACCCTCGCCTTCGACGGCAAGACCACCGGCCCCGAGGCCGCCATGGCCGTCCTGCAGGCCGAGCGCGGCAAGCGCGAAGTGATGGCCCGGACCATCGAGGCGGATGCCCCCGCCCCCCTGCCCCACGCGACCGCCCCCGCCCCCCAGGCTCCCGACGCCGCCCTGGACCACCTCCCCCTCGAGGACCGGTGCAAGGCCGAATGGGAGAAGAAGCCCGAGGTCCGCGAGGAGTTCGGGACCCTCGACGTCTTCACCGCCTACATGCGCGCCGAAGCCAACGGCCAGGCCCGCATCTTCGGCAAGAAATAAGGAGCCGCGACCATGGCACTCACCAACAACTCCCCCCGCGCCTTCGAGCAGGGCGATCGCAACGAGTTCCCCCTCACCGCGGCCGTCGTGGTTTACGAGGGCTCCGCCGTCGGCATCAACCCGGCGACCGGCTACGCCCGCGCCCTGGTGGCCGGCGACACCTTCGTGGGCTTCTCCGAAGCCAAGGTGGACAACACCCTCGGAGCCGCCGGCGACAAGACCGTCCGCGTCATCGACGAGGGCAAGGTCCAGCTGGCCATCTCCGGCGTCGCCATCACCGACCTCGGCAAGCCGGTGTTCGCCTCCGACGACAACACCTTCACCCTGACCCAGGGCTCCAACACCTACATCGGACGGGTGTCCCGCTGGATCGCCACCGGCATCGCCGTGGTGGCCTACGAGTCCGAGTTCGGGGGCGTCAACACCGAGCTGACGTACAGCGTCGGCACGCCCGCCACCGCCATCGCCGACGTCACGGCCTCCTTCGTGCAGGCCACCCTCAACAACAACTTCGCATCCCTCGCTGCCGCCATCATCCAGATGCAGCGGATGCTCAAATAAGGAGACATCCCCATGGGTGCGGAACTTCTCTCTAGCCGCGCGATCTGCGGGTTCTACTACGCGCGTCTCGACCAGTCCGTTGGCACGGGCTGGATCGACGCGGCCACCAACTACTTCACCTCGGACCAGGACGCCGAGACCTACGCCTGGCTGGGCATGTCGCCTCAGCTCCGCCTGTGGGTGGGCGGCCGCCAGGCCAAGGGCTTCCTCGAGAACAAGCTCACCATCACCAACCTGCACTTCGAGTCCACGATCGAGATCCTGAAGAAGGACGCGCGCCGGGACAAGACGGGGCAGATCAAGGTGCGCATCAACGACCTCGCGGACCGGACCAACGCCCACTGGGCCAGCCTCGCGTCCCAGCTGATCCTCAACGGGGCCAGCACGGTCTGCTACGACACCCAGTACTACTTCTCCACCAGCCACTCCGAGGGCAATTCGGGGACCCAGAGCAACAAGCTCAGCGTCACTCTCTCCGGCCTGCCCTGCCAGGTGCACGGAACCGCCGCCGCTCCCTCGGCGGAAGAGATGCAGCAGTGCATCCTCAAGGCGATCGCCCAGATCATCAGCTTCAAGGATGACCAGGGCGAGCCCATGAACGAGAACGCCGCCGAGTTCCTGGTGATGGTCCCCACCAGCCTCTATCTGGTCGCCCAGGCCGCGGTGAACAACAACGTCCTCACCAGCAACGCCATCAACCTCATCCCGAACCTGCAGGGCATGACCATCCGCGTGGCCATGAACGCCCGCCTGAACTCCTGGACCAGCACCTTCGTGGTGTTCCGGACCGACGGCAGCGTCAAGGCCATCATCCGCCAGGAGGAGGCCCCCATCGCCCTCAAGGCGAAGGCCGAAGGCTCCGAGTTCGAGTTCGACAACGACGCCTGGCAGTTCGGCGTCGATACGTGGCGGAACGTCGGCTACGGCTACTGGCAGATGGCGTGCCAGGTGGTCATGGCCTAAACGGCCCTTTCCCGGGGGGAGCGGTGCGAATCGCTCCCCCCTTCGGAGGAACAATGCCAATTCTGAAAGTCAAAGGGATCGTGGCCCGGTTCGCAACCGGGATCATCGGTCTCTCCGAGGAACAGGCCGCGGATCGCATCCAGAACCTGGCCCTCCTCGAGGACGGCCGCTACGAGATCCTCCGCCCCATCGAGTTCCGGGCCGGGGAAACCGTGGATTACGACGGCGAGGTCAGCCCCCTGCTCCTGGAGTCCGTGGACCTGGCCGAAATCCCCCTGGAGAGCCTGACCTCCAAGGAGATCGCGACCCTGGCCAAGGGCGAAGGCCTCAACCTCGACGCGCGGAAGAAGAAGGAGGACCTCATCCAGGCCCTTCTGGACTTCCGGGCCAAGAAGGCCGGGGATGCCCTCCTCGAAGCCAAGGCCGCCGAGGAACAGGCCGCGAAGGACGCCCGCATCACCGAACTCACCGCCAAGGGCGAATCCATGACGGCCGAAGAGGCCGCCGAGCTCCTGGCCCTCAAGGGATGATCCATGCTTGATCTTGCAGGTGACCTGGCGAACATGTTCCGCGGCCTGCCCGGAGCCGTCCAGGTGTCGTTTCAGACTTCCACGACCTGGGGCCTGTTCGATGCCGAGACGGACCTCCAGGACCTCGGCGGGCAGCTGCAGGCCGCGGGCATGTCCCAAGCCCTGACGATCGCCACGGGCAGTCTCCCTGGCGTCAAGAAGGGAAGCGTCCTGGCCGTGGGGCCACAGGGCAGCCAGGTCTCCTACAAGGTCCGGTTCCCGTCCCTCAAGGACGATGGGGCCATCACCCTCCTCTGGCTGGAGGTCCCATGAGCGCCGGGCCCCCCACCACGCCGGATGAGGTGGTCCAGAGGTTTCTGGACCTCCTCACCTCCTCCCCCTCCCGGCCTGCCGCGCTCCAGGGAGCCGATCGGATCCTGGATCACGATCTCCTCCCCGTGGCGGAGGAGGAACTCCCGGTCCTCGGCGTGTACCTGGCCGATGACAAGTTCCATTCCGTCCTGAACGATCATGGCTGGGACTGGCGGGCCGCCGCGGTCCGGGTGGAAATCCGCGCGATCGGCCCCATGCTGGCCGCAACGGCGGAGATCCGCAACTGGGTGAAGACCACCGTCCTCCAGGACGATTCCCTGGGGGGGCTGGTCCGCTCCACCACCTTCATGGGCTTCCAGCCCTTCGGGAGCCCGTCCAATGTGCGCCTGGCCGGCGCGGACCTGGACTTCGAATCCATCTACAAGGACTTCACGGAGCAGATCAATGAATGATCCCAATGTGATCGCCACCGGGCGGAGCTACCAGTTCCCGGACCAGGATGTCCTGCTCCCGGCCGGAATCCCTGTCTATGTGGCGCCCGAGGTCCTGGACCAGCTGCTCCCCCTCGAGGGCGTTCGCCGGCTGGAGGCCCCCTCCATCACCCCCGACCCGGGCCCCGGGCCGGAACCCACCCCTGAACCCCCGGCGGCCCTCAGCGAGGCCCCCGCCCCCACCCATGAGGAGAATCTCTAATGGGCAGCAACTTTGGCGGTCTCGCGGCCGCGGACAACAACTGGCTCCGAACCGGCGTCGGTAAGCTCTTCGTGCTCCCGTACTACGACTGTGCCCACGAGGTGGGCAAGGTCACGGTCACCGCCGGCGGCACCGGGTTCACCACCGGCACCGCGGTCACCTTCGCCGGGGGCGGCACGCCCACCCGTCAGGCGCAGGGCACCATCGTGGCCCCCTCGGGCATCATCACCCAGGTCCTCATCACCGATCCCGGCGCGGGCTACACCACGGCCCCCACCTGCACGGCCACCGGCGGCACCGGCGCCACCCTCACCCCTGCCCTGGGCCTGGCCTCGGGCCCCCTGCGGTGGCTGGCCCCCCCGGCCGCGCCCGTGTTCGCGGACTACCTGGAAGGCTTCATGCAGCGCCTCTACGTGGATCCGACCACGTGCAAGGTGCTCAACCCCCTCGTGGCCCCCTGGGGCTTCCTGACCGCCGACGGCTTCAAGCCCAAGATGACCCAGGAAAAGGTGGAGGTCGACGGCAACGACGGCCCCAAGTTTACCCTCGCGGCCATGGACACCCTGATCGGGGGCGAGTTCACGTTCCAGGATCTCAACGCGGATCACCTGGCGGATGCCTTCTCCACGCCGGCCGGAAACATGATCTCGATCGCCGCCGCCACCGGGAAGGCCGGTCGGATCCGCATGGGCCAGGGTTCGGAGCGGATCCTGAACAAGTACATCCTGATCTACCGCATGCCCAGCGTGAAGTTCCTGGGCGAATTCGACCACATGATCATCCCCCGGGTGACCTTGAGCGTGGACACCGACCTGTCCCTGGCCAAGGGCAAGGACGTGGACATGAAGATCTCCTTCTCCAGCCAGGCGGAGACCTCCCTGATCAGCCCGATCAACGGCGAGTACTGCACCCACGCCTTCGACTTCGCCAACGCCGCGGCTCTGTGAGGTAGACCATGGAGATCAAGAAGCTCAGCCTCCTCCACCTCACCAGGGGTCTCCAGCTCCTGGACCGCATCCAGAATGTGGATGAAGGGGCCGACGTCGAAATGGTGGCGGTCTACCTCGCTTCTCCCGACATCCTGCGGAAGGCCAAGACGAACCCCTCGGTCCTCGACTCTCTCCTGGAGCAGGCCGGGGACATGGACGCCGAGGAGGCCGCCGGGATCGTGGCCGATTTTTTCGAGCGATGTCTTCGGTACAGAGCCGACACCATCGGCTCTTTGCCCGCCATCACCGAAGAAATCAGGACCAAGGTGCTGAAAGCCCAGGGCCAGACATCCTGATCCACCTCCTGGCCCCCGAAGCTGGGGGCCACGACGCCGCCTGCGTCCTGGATGCTGATGAAGCGCTTTCATGGGCATGGAGGCTCCTCCAGGAGCGCAGGTGGTCTGCATGGGAGCGGTCCCTGCAGCTCTGGGCAACCCGATTCGCGATGGCCGAGAAGGCCCCCGACCCACCCCCACCGCCTGAGGAATGAACAGTGGCCAACCCCGTCAAGGTCGAAATCACCGGAGATGCCAAGAGCCTCTTCGATACGCTCCACCAGAGCACTGCCGGCCTGAAGGGGTTCGCCTCTGAAGTGAATGCGATGGGGACCAGCATGTCCAAGGTCCTCGGCAACATCCAAGCCCCCCTCATCGCCCTCGCGGGCCTTGTGGGGGGCACGTCGTTTCTCAAGGGGACGGTGGCGGAAACGAAGGACTGGACCATCGAGGCCTCGAAATTGGCCCGCACGCTGGGGATCACTACCGAAGAGGCCTCTGTCTTCGGAATGGCCATTTCGCGAGTCTATGGGGACGCGGACACGTTCCTGAGCATCGCCGCAAAAATGACCCGGACGCTCAATTCGAATGAGGAGGCCTTCCATAACCTGGGGATCTCCACACGGGATAGCTCTGGTCACCTTCGGAACTCCAGGGACGTGATGCTGGATACCTTCAAGGCACTTTCCGAAATGAAAATCGGGACGGACCGAAACGTGGCCTCTACCCAAATTTTCGGAAAGGGTTGGTTGGAGGTTCAGAAGTATCTGAAAATCAACGAAGAGGCCCTCCGGTCGGCGCGTGAGGAAACGGAGCGTCTCAACCTCATCGTTGGAAGTGATGCAGTCCAAGCAACCAGCGACTACCGGGCCGCCAGTGAGAAGCTGGACGTTACACTGAAGGCCCTCAAGATCAGGATCGGCCAGGAATTGATGCCGGTCATGACCCAGTTCAACAACGCAGCTGCGGAGGAAGGTCCGAGCGCCCTGAAGGTTCTCGGGGGCGCTCTGCGCAGCGTCTTCGAGATCCTCGATGGCATCTGGTCGGGGTTCAAGATGTTCGCGGTCGGCCTGGTGGGTGTGATCCGGGCGATCTACGAAACGGCCGTGGCCATCCTCAACCCGATCTGGGGGTTCCTCACGGGAGGGATTCCGGGATTCAAACGGGAATGGGCCTTGGCCAACAAGGATCTCACGGTCCACTGGCAGGACACGGTCAACGCCTTGAACGAGATCGGCGACGCTTACACCATGCGGCAGATGACCCGCTGGGGCGAACTCCAGGCGGCCCAGAAGAAATCGGTCGCCCTTCAGGGTGGCGGTAATTATGCGGAAACGGGGTCGGGCCGAGAAGCGGTGGATGCGGAGAAGAAGGTCCGCAAAGCCATCGAGGCAGAGCGCCTCCGGCACTATCAACGGATGGCCGCCATCGATTCGGCGGATGTCCTCCGCGGCCAGGAAGAGCGGAGAAAGGATAACGCCTGGCTGATCAAGGAAATGGAGGATGAGGAAAAGAGGAAGGCGGAGCAAATCAGGAAGGACCACGAGGCGGCCTCCCAAATCTTCGGCTACACCGGGAAGGCGGGTGCATCCCGGGCGGTGGACGAATACCTCATCGAGAGCCAGGATGCTTTCAAACGATGGAAGGATATGGTCACCGGCGTCATCAATGGCGTGGAGAATGCCTTCGCCAGCGGATTCACGGGCATCCTCACCTTCCAGATGAAACTGGCTGACGGCCTTCGCTCCATATGGAAGGGCATTTCCCAGTCGATCATCGGGGAACTCTCCAAGGTCATGGCGAAACAGGTCATGAACTGGGGCCTGGAGAAAGCCATGGCCCTCTGGCGGAGGATCTCGACCAAGGAAGAGATCGGGCTGCAGGCAGAGAAGACCGCAGCCACCGTCACCGGATCCGTGGCCACCACGGCCGCCGCCGGCACGGAAGCCGCGGCCTCTACGACCGCCACTGGCGCGAACATTGGCAAGGCCACTTCGGGCTTCTTCAGCGCCTACGCCGGCATTCCCTGGGTCGGAATCGCCATGGCCCTGGCCGGCATCGCCGTCATGATGGCGGTGATGAACTCCATCACGGCCCACGCGGTGGGCGGGCTCATCAACAAGCCCACCCTCTCCCTCATGGGCGAGGCCGGCCCGGAGCTGGTGGCGCCCGAGCACGATTTCAAAGACTGGGCCTACAACCTTTCCGCCAACGTCCTCGCCTCCCAGCAGCAGGCCCAGGGCTACCAGCGCCTGGGTTCGAGCTACGCCTCGACCCCCAATGCGGGCGGGGGAGGCCAAACCGTCCTGAACGCGGATGGCATGTTCCGTGGTGCCATCATCATGGACACCTCCAAAGCCGGGATGACCCGGGCCGCGAACTACGTCCTGAAGACCCTGGCGCACGCCCAGGGCACGCGCGGGGTCGTCCTGCGGCCCGGATCCGTCCTGGGAGGCATCTAGTGTCCACCTGGCATGCCCTCGCGACCGAGCGCCTCGGGACGCCGGATCCGTCCTGGATTTCAATCTTCGGACCCACCGCCTCGGATGTAGCCGCGCTGCGCACCCTGGACCTGACGCCCAACGGGATGCCGATGGACGCCATCTCCCAGTCCATGGAGCGGGACCTCCTTCGCGCGAGCATCGGCCAGGTATCCATCTCCCTGGCCGATCCGGACGGGTCCCTGGCCACGCAGTTGGGGCCCTCCAGCACCATCTTGGCCACCTCATCCCGCTACGCCGGGCCCTGGATTACCATCACCGAGCAGTGGAGCACCAATTCCGAGGTTCGGTTCTTCGGGTACCTGGACGAGACCACCATCCAGTGGTCGGAGATGGATGCCACCACCACCTTCACGGTCTATGCCTCCTCCCAGCTTCTCGCCGAGCGGAAACTCCAGGACATCTCCTCCATCCTGCGGCCGTATCCCTCCGTTCCCGGTGCGGCCGCCTCGCCCCTCACCGTGACCACGGCGGACGCCGCCCTCCACGCCGTGGTGAGCGCCTACACGCCCCGGTCCAACGCCCTCGCCCTTGAACAGGCCCTCTGGGCCGGCGGTTCCCTCGCGGGCGGGGCAGCCGTGGCCCGGGAAAACCTGGATCTGGGCGGTCACGCCGTTTATTACGATCCTCCGGCGGCCCCGGCCCTGACGGCCACCATCGCGGGGCAAACCTACGCTGTGGCCTCAGTGTCCTGGGACCCCAGCATCTCGGCCTCGGATTCCGAGGGCCTATTGTGGCGCCCCTTCCGCTACACCTTCGCCGGCACGCCCAACCTGGCCGGGGTCCTGTCTGTGGGCAGCACCATCACCTGGAACGCCTCGGAGGCCGAGCTCAGCCACTACGTCCTGGCCGAGGACATCCCGGCGCCCGCGACCGGAGCGGATGGCCAAGCCTGGGTCCGGTTCCGAGCGGTGGGGCAGCTGGTCGCCGGGGACAAGCTCACCGTGACCTACAAGGACAGCAATTCCAGGACCGCCTCCACCGAATGGACCGCCATCGACGTGGACGGGGAGCGCAACCGGGTCTGGCTCAAGGATCCCCTGCAAAATGCCCTCACCATGGCCAATGTGATCCGGATTCGGAGGAACAGCCAGGATCCGGTCCTGGTGGATGGCGTGTCAATGCTCCGCAAGGTGGTCGCTCCCTGGTCGGTGGACACCAGTCACCTCCTGCCGGCCATCACCACCGCCCCCTGCCTTACGTGGCTACCCCTGCAGGCCACGCCGGACCTCTACGGGGCCACGGACATTCAGCCCCTGGACCGGGCCGGCAAGGTGCGCATCTCCCGCCGGGGCGGGACCGATGGGACCGGGGCCAGCCCATCCGCCGGCGTGTGGGAGGGGACCGTTGATACCTCCTGGTCCTGGATTGCCTCCTCTGATGCCGCGATCACTGCGCGCCAGGTAGGCAACCTCAACCAGTGGCCCGGCGGTGCCAATTCGCTCTTTCCTCCGTCCCTTTGGATCGATGGGGACTTGAGTTCAGGGGCCACCATCCCGCCCAATGGGTGGCGCCGGTCCGCCCGGAGCTCCGAATCCATCACGGATCAGATCCCCGCCTCCATCGGCCTCACCTGGTCCGGAACGGCCTTGTCCTGGTCCAGTCAGGCCGCCTCGGGCCGGGTTCCCACCAAGGTGATCCACTACTCCGCCCAGAGCCTCGCCCCGGGGCGCTACACGGTCACCAGTGGGACCTGGACCTTCGAGGCCCATTCCGGCGCGGGCACCCTGGGATCAGGCTCAACCGTCACCCCCACCGGTCTGCCCACGGGCTCCATTCTCCAACTGGGGATGGGGGCCTATGCCTCCTCTGGGACCCACCAGGAGGCCATCCTGGGCCTCTGGGTCTCTGGATCGGGGCCCTTCACCGCTGCCTCGGCCTGCCTCCTCAGCATCGCATCCGGCGGAGCCCTCACGGTCCGGGCCACCAGCTCCCTCACAACCCCCCAGGCCGGCCCGTGGGCTATCGGCGGAGGCCTAATCATGTGCACCTACCCCGAGACCCTCTCGGGCGTGGTCTACCCCCACACGCGCCTGTGGCTGGTGGATGGCGGGACGGTGGTGACAAGCGACCTCTCAACGGTTGAAATCATCCCGGGGACCGTGCAGCCCCTTTCCATCGTCGCTGGGCGGATCTCCGGGTGGGTCGCCCTGGGCCTTGAGAGCTACCAGGACGACGACGGCAAGGTCCAGCGCCGGGCGCGCCTGATCCAGCTCGACGGGAACCTGCAGGTGGCCAATGGCACTCCCGAGCCCAACCCGGCGGCCCCCCTGGACAAATCCGTCAACTTCAGCCGAGGAAGCCTGATCGCAAATCCAGTCCCTGCAAGCGGCAGCATCCTGGGGCGCATGGTGCGCACGGGCCAGGGGGATCGATGCGTGGGCCTGCTGGGCGGACGGTTGTTCCTTGTTGACAACCTGGTGTCCCAGGTCCTGGAGAGGGTGAGCCTTTCGGACCTGTCTTCCCTGGACTACATGGAGCAGCTCGGCCAAGCCCTCATGGCCACCGGAGTCCAGCTGCCCGATGGCAGCATCGCCATGGTCTCCCGCAGGTCCGGGACCCTGCGTGGTTCCGTATCCCCGGCCGCCGAGGGCAACGTGACCTTCTGCCCGGTGGGCATCTGGACGGGTCAGGTCGAGGTGGGTTTTCAGGATCAGATCGCGGGTACGACCGAGACCACCGTATCCCTGCCGGCCTGGACCGGAGGCAAGGTCTTGCAACTGGACCTCTCCAAGGTCTTGAGCAGCCCTGCCCAGTCGCAGGCCATTGGCGATTCCATGGCGGCCCACTGGGGGGTCCCGGCGGCCGCCAGGACCGCAACCTGGGTTGATCCCGCGCGCGGCCTCCAGGCCGCCATGGCGCCCCCGTTCTGGGCCGCCTATCAGGTCGGGGACCGGGTTCCCGCAGCAGGCCGGACCTGGAAGCTGACCCAGTTGAACTGGTCCCCCGAGCTGCGGAGCGCGGACGTTGAATTGCTGGAAATCCCTGGAGGTGGCGCATGACCTGGGTCGTGTACGGCCTGAATCAGACCCGGATCACGCTCTATGCCGCGGACGGCACGACGCCTCTGTACCGGATCACCCTCCAGAAGGAGCAGCGGGAGGGCCTGAAACTGTCCTTCCCCCCTGAAGGTGTGCCCCACGATCTCGGCAGCGGAGCCCAGTGGGCC from Geothrix sp. 21YS21S-2 includes these protein-coding regions:
- a CDS encoding DUF6148 family protein; amino-acid sequence: MAGITLDQAQSKLAEWMAADSAVASGQAYEIHGRKMTRANAAEIQNNITYWNSWVVRLSRTGMRVRNGVPR
- a CDS encoding phage portal protein, producing MSRRQTIEAIKAAVQPTLLDEAIGFFSPRLKRERIQNRATVAMIGSWNGGSRSRRATAEWNTPTGSADADLLYDLETMRDRSRDLGRNVPLACGAINTVVTNVIGTGIQARPRINAELLGMTPEEADAWQKNTRREWELFFESTDCDITRNDDGYGLQGIVFRSALESGDVFSLLPRKKFGKEAYGLKIQVIEADRVCNPQSQRETDTFAGGVEMDVDGAPVAYHILRQHPGSIAPSARVWDRVQAYTPRGTRRILHHFDRRRPGQTRGYPYLSPVIELLKQLGHYTDAEVMAAVLNGMFSVFVTSPDGNGLNSVSLNDDSSSPSKDNEVKLGSGSIVDLLPGEKIEIADPKRPNQAFDPFVMAILRQIGVALELPFEVLVKHFTSSYTAARAALQEAWRFFKIRRRWLVKSFCAPVYEAWMEEAVASGRIAAPGFFDDPAIRRAYLGCLWIGDAQSQIDPVKEGEAAALRIETGTSTLEAETIAANGGDWEENAVQQGKERARRKELGLVTDAPVAITGKPTTNVPPGEE
- a CDS encoding S49 family peptidase; translation: MRLADLVYAPWAITPQMHAEVMGIYERHCRGEKIDIRGLEASLGRPLANEPSPYCIEQGVAILPIEGVIAKRMTLLSQISGGASSSYVGQQFSLALQDPNVKAIILAIDSPGGAVDGTQELASLIAGARGTKPVVAFTDGMMASAAYWIGSAADQLFISGDTTLVGSIGVITSHTDQSGAQAMKGMKTTPVTAGKYKAIAHEYAPLSEDGLAMLQGRVDALYTAFVNDVARNRCCDPETVLSDMADGRVFVGKQAIEAGLVDGVSTLDELIAQLSQGSMPDPCKSAGAALQPQPQPQETNVSLTKEQILAEHPEAAAALKAEGRADGATAELARIKAVLAAGLPGHEALINTLAFDGKTTGPEAAMAVLQAERGKREVMARTIEADAPAPLPHATAPAPQAPDAALDHLPLEDRCKAEWEKKPEVREEFGTLDVFTAYMRAEANGQARIFGKK
- a CDS encoding Mu-like prophage major head subunit gpT family protein, with protein sequence MGAELLSSRAICGFYYARLDQSVGTGWIDAATNYFTSDQDAETYAWLGMSPQLRLWVGGRQAKGFLENKLTITNLHFESTIEILKKDARRDKTGQIKVRINDLADRTNAHWASLASQLILNGASTVCYDTQYYFSTSHSEGNSGTQSNKLSVTLSGLPCQVHGTAAAPSAEEMQQCILKAIAQIISFKDDQGEPMNENAAEFLVMVPTSLYLVAQAAVNNNVLTSNAINLIPNLQGMTIRVAMNARLNSWTSTFVVFRTDGSVKAIIRQEEAPIALKAKAEGSEFEFDNDAWQFGVDTWRNVGYGYWQMACQVVMA
- a CDS encoding phage tail tape measure C-terminal domain-containing protein gives rise to the protein MANPVKVEITGDAKSLFDTLHQSTAGLKGFASEVNAMGTSMSKVLGNIQAPLIALAGLVGGTSFLKGTVAETKDWTIEASKLARTLGITTEEASVFGMAISRVYGDADTFLSIAAKMTRTLNSNEEAFHNLGISTRDSSGHLRNSRDVMLDTFKALSEMKIGTDRNVASTQIFGKGWLEVQKYLKINEEALRSAREETERLNLIVGSDAVQATSDYRAASEKLDVTLKALKIRIGQELMPVMTQFNNAAAEEGPSALKVLGGALRSVFEILDGIWSGFKMFAVGLVGVIRAIYETAVAILNPIWGFLTGGIPGFKREWALANKDLTVHWQDTVNALNEIGDAYTMRQMTRWGELQAAQKKSVALQGGGNYAETGSGREAVDAEKKVRKAIEAERLRHYQRMAAIDSADVLRGQEERRKDNAWLIKEMEDEEKRKAEQIRKDHEAASQIFGYTGKAGASRAVDEYLIESQDAFKRWKDMVTGVINGVENAFASGFTGILTFQMKLADGLRSIWKGISQSIIGELSKVMAKQVMNWGLEKAMALWRRISTKEEIGLQAEKTAATVTGSVATTAAAGTEAAASTTATGANIGKATSGFFSAYAGIPWVGIAMALAGIAVMMAVMNSITAHAVGGLINKPTLSLMGEAGPELVAPEHDFKDWAYNLSANVLASQQQAQGYQRLGSSYASTPNAGGGGQTVLNADGMFRGAIIMDTSKAGMTRAANYVLKTLAHAQGTRGVVLRPGSVLGGI